The following proteins are co-located in the Cetobacterium ceti genome:
- a CDS encoding ParA family protein has translation MGKVITIKNNKGGVGKSWITLQLAHLATICDENQNDILIITSDSQNNILSYAGIEEDFNSGLDSWIKKGDGELIRLRQNLYYIPLTNYKISNSIGLKELIKTLKNKYKYIFIDATPTLNLDKNFIEMSDSILIPTFLDQVTTKSISNFIAETELEKLRVIMPNRFTRTKKEKDYYKSLEDIFKSSNITLTLPISQSGEIGKLIDRGKTIWESNNKKLKSIMIPFIDAWEALQ, from the coding sequence ATGGGAAAAGTTATCACAATTAAAAACAATAAAGGCGGAGTTGGAAAGTCATGGATAACATTACAACTAGCTCATTTGGCTACAATATGTGATGAAAATCAAAATGATATTCTTATTATTACATCCGATTCTCAAAATAACATTTTATCTTATGCAGGTATTGAAGAAGATTTTAATAGTGGATTAGATTCATGGATAAAAAAAGGTGATGGAGAACTTATAAGATTAAGGCAAAATCTTTATTATATTCCATTAACAAATTATAAAATATCTAATTCTATTGGTTTAAAAGAACTTATTAAAACATTAAAAAATAAATATAAATATATTTTTATAGATGCTACACCAACTCTTAACTTAGATAAAAATTTTATTGAAATGAGTGATTCAATTCTTATTCCAACATTTTTAGATCAAGTTACAACTAAATCTATTTCAAATTTTATAGCTGAAACAGAGTTAGAAAAATTAAGAGTTATTATGCCAAATAGATTTACTAGAACTAAAAAAGAGAAAGACTATTACAAAAGCTTAGAGGATATATTTAAATCTTCTAATATAACTTTAACCTTACCAATATCTCAAAGTGGAGAAATCGGTAAATTAATTGATCGTGGAAAAACAATCTGGGAATCTAATAATAAAAAACTTAAATCGATTATGATTCCATTTATTGATGCTTGGGAGGCTTTACAATGA
- a CDS encoding MerR family transcriptional regulator codes for MKEILTVKEVMEYFEIGESTAYKLIKSINDELQKEGFLILRGRVNRKRLFERMGLDN; via the coding sequence ATGAAAGAAATTTTAACTGTTAAAGAAGTAATGGAATATTTTGAAATAGGAGAATCTACTGCATACAAATTAATCAAATCAATTAATGATGAATTACAAAAAGAAGGCTTCTTAATTCTAAGAGGAAGAGTTAATCGTAAACGTCTATTTGAAAGAATGGGACTAGACAATTAG
- a CDS encoding site-specific integrase translates to MAVIKDSNGTWSARFYINTNKGKIRKRKRGFPTKKSALEWEREFLLKDAYSLRMSFKSLYELYKDDMQIRLREHTNKTKEYIIENKILPFFGKMQVEEITPIIVRKWQAHIIKSKNPKNNSPYSQTYIKSIHNQLTAIFNYAVKFHDLKENPCHKAGTIGKKNAGEMDIWTIDEFNTFIKLIEHKPLNYTGFNILFWTGIRIGELLALTIKDFDPNKKIIKINKSYQRLNGRDVITEPKTPKSNRVIDIPDNLVELIEEYKQHIYEADPNTRLFNCTKFLFENDMKIYSEKANLKKIRIHDLRHSHASFLINNNVNVLAIANRLGHEKIETTLNIYSHLYRESNNFMIDILNKA, encoded by the coding sequence ATGGCAGTAATAAAAGATAGTAATGGAACTTGGTCTGCTAGGTTCTATATTAATACAAATAAAGGAAAAATACGAAAAAGAAAAAGAGGTTTTCCCACTAAAAAATCAGCCCTTGAATGGGAAAGAGAATTTCTATTAAAAGATGCATATAGTTTAAGGATGTCTTTTAAAAGCTTATATGAGCTTTATAAAGATGATATGCAAATAAGATTAAGAGAACATACCAATAAAACAAAAGAATATATTATTGAAAATAAAATTTTACCATTTTTTGGAAAAATGCAAGTCGAGGAAATAACTCCTATTATAGTTAGAAAATGGCAAGCCCATATTATTAAATCTAAAAATCCTAAAAATAATTCACCATATAGTCAAACTTATATAAAATCTATCCATAATCAACTTACAGCTATTTTTAATTATGCGGTTAAATTTCATGATCTGAAAGAAAATCCTTGTCATAAAGCTGGAACTATTGGAAAGAAAAATGCAGGAGAAATGGATATTTGGACTATTGATGAATTTAATACTTTTATTAAACTCATTGAACATAAACCTTTAAATTATACTGGATTTAACATTTTATTCTGGACTGGTATTAGAATAGGAGAATTATTAGCTTTAACTATCAAAGATTTTGACCCGAATAAAAAAATTATTAAAATTAATAAATCGTATCAAAGATTAAATGGTAGGGATGTCATTACAGAACCTAAAACACCTAAAAGTAATAGAGTAATTGATATCCCAGATAATTTAGTAGAATTAATAGAAGAGTATAAACAACATATTTATGAAGCTGACCCCAATACTAGATTATTTAATTGTACTAAATTTCTTTTTGAAAATGATATGAAAATTTATTCAGAAAAAGCCAATTTAAAAAAAATAAGAATTCACGATCTTAGACATTCTCATGCTAGCTTTTTAATTAACAATAATGTAAATGTTTTAGCCATTGCAAATAGATTAGGTCATGAAAAAATTGAAACTACTTTAAACATTTACTCTCATTTATACAGAGAATCTAACAATTTTATGATTGATATTTTAAACAAAGCATGA